DNA from Micromonospora nigra:
CCCGGTTGGCCGTGCGTGCGCATCGATGACGTGGCCACCGCCCGCACCGCCACCCGCCACCTGCTCGACCTCGGTCACCGGCGGATCGCCCACATCTCCGGCGACCCCGACGACGAACTGGCTTTCACCACTCACCTCGACCGGCGGCGCGGCTACCAGGACGCGCTGCACGCGGCGGGGGTGCGCCCCGACCCGAGCCTGGACGTCGAGTCGCAGTTCACCATCGACGGCGGTGCCCGCGCCACCGAGGAACTCCTGCGCCGGGGCGACCCGCCCACCGCGATCTTCGCCGCCTCCGACGAGATGGCGATGGGTTCGATCTCGACGCTGCGCGAGGCCGGCCTGCGGGTGCCGCAGGACGTCAGCGTGATCGGCGTCGACGACCACGACCTGGCCGGCGTCCTGGGGCTGAGCACCATCGCCCAGCCCGCCGCCGACCAGGGCCGGCTCGCCGCCCGGTTGCTGCTCGATCCGCTCCGCGCCACCACCCTCGATCCGCTCCGCGCCTCCGTGCTCGGCCCGCTCGGCGCGCCGCTCGACCCGGCGGCCGGCGACGGGACCGCCACCACCTCCGTGATCCTGCCCACTCGGCTCGTCGTACGCGAGTCGACCGCGCCGCCCCGGGCACACTGAACGGCAGGCCGCCGCCACCCGTCCGGACCTACCCACGGGAGTACGCCCTGAACAGCAATCCGTTGCCCCAGGACACCGCCGCCGCCTGGCACACCGAGGCGGTCATCTACCAGGTCTACCCGCGCTCCTTCGCCGACTCCGACGGGGACGGCATCGGTGACCTGCCCGGCATCACCGCCCGCCTCGACCACCTCGTCGAGCTCGGGGTCGACGCGGTGTGGCTGTCGCCGTTCTACCCGTCGCCGCAGGCCGACGCCGGATACGACGTGGCCGACTACCGTG
Protein-coding regions in this window:
- a CDS encoding LacI family DNA-binding transcriptional regulator, yielding MTRMDDVARLAGVSTATVSRALRGLPTVSTATRERVLAAAEQLDYAVSPSASRLAGGRTGTIAVVVPRITRWFFGTVVEAVEEFLHEAGYDLLLYNLGGREQTRQRVLRTTNLPKRADGVILVATPLRPTDLTALAALDLPGVTISSGSAVPGWPCVRIDDVATARTATRHLLDLGHRRIAHISGDPDDELAFTTHLDRRRGYQDALHAAGVRPDPSLDVESQFTIDGGARATEELLRRGDPPTAIFAASDEMAMGSISTLREAGLRVPQDVSVIGVDDHDLAGVLGLSTIAQPAADQGRLAARLLLDPLRATTLDPLRASVLGPLGAPLDPAAGDGTATTSVILPTRLVVRESTAPPRAH